Below is a window of Haloglycomyces albus DSM 45210 DNA.
TACCTGCTGTGTTTCAGCCCGAAGTGTGGGCGCAGGCGTGTTCTTGTAGCGGCAGCAGAGTTCGAAGACGGTTGCTTCTAGCTGATCAAGCGTCTGCGTGGAGGTATCACGTGACCTGAGCCGATCTAGCAGTTCTACGGTCTCCAGCGGTCGCATATCCTGCGCATCGATGTTGTCTAGGTGAGCGACCCCAATCAATTCTCCCTTGGCCCGCAACGCCTTATCAAGGTCCTGGACTTGTTGCCCACTTGGCGCATGTTTCCCGGTTTCCCAGAAACCGATATATTGTCGCGACCATCCCGACCGCTGCGCTAGTCCAGATTGCGACAGGCCGCGCTCACTTCTCAGTCGTCTCAAGGTCTCTGGGAAGGTCGCCATCGTAATTAGCAGTCCTTAGCAGTTAAGTCGTTGACCGGCATCACATGTTTAAACAATCATAGACCCATGGAACAGGAAAAGTACACCCGTGGAACGCAATGTCACCTCACAATAGCCAGTAAATTCTCCGAGGTCCTCATATGAATTGGCAGGTGACTATTGATCACGATGGTGCGGAGTTCCGCTCCCCTCAAGGAGAACTGGAATTGAGAGTGGGTAGACGAATAGGCGATGTCGAGTACTACTCGGTTCTTGCCGAACGCGCCCCCGCTTCCCAGACCTATCTCCTCTGCAAAGCACTTGACCTGCTCCCAGACGACTTTTTCAGCCAAATGACCTAATCCCGATGGTGCACCCCGTGTCGGGGACTGAGGTTGCGCTGGTTGGGGTTCCTGACCGACACCGGGAGCCCCTATTGAGACTGCCCGTCCCGCCCAGGCCTCCCTCTGGGGCAGCAGTCACAGGACGGGCACCGGTGGCCCGGCGACCTGGCAGTTTACCCGGGCCACCACCAACCCAACAGAAAATACGAGTAGAAAGGAGTATCCCATGGGCAAGAAAGACGACCGGGACATGGGTGAAGGTAAACACTCGAAGGAGACACGCACCGACGGCCACAAGCGAGGCTCACGAGGCCCGTTCGTTGACCCCAACCACGGCGGCAAGAAAGGCAAACGCGGTAAGTAGTCATGGATCAACACTGGAAACAGATGCTCACGCAACTGAAGGGCGACGGCTACCTCCTCTCCAAACGTTGGGAGGAAGCGTTCTCCAGTGTTGACCGGGCCGCCTTCCTCCCTCCACGCATCGATGGGATCGAGAAATCTCGCCGTTTCAACGAGTGGAAGGAAGCGGCCTACTCACTGCGGTCGATCGTCACGAAACGGAAGACGAACGGGACACCGGCCAGCTCGTCGAGCGACCCGCGCGTCATGCTCGACATGCTGGAGACCCTCGAGTTGAAGCCCGGCATGACGGTTCTGGAGCTTGGGACGGGCACCGGATACAACACCGCCCTGCTTTGTGAGGTCGCAGGCACGGAGAACGTAACGTCCATCGACATCGACTCCGACGTAACGCTGTCGGCCCGGATTAAACTGTCCAGCGCCGGATACCCGTCGGTCATGGCATTGACGCGGGACGGCAAAGAAGGGCACGCGTCGAAGGCGCCGTATGACCGCCTGATCGTCACCTACGCTGTGGATCGTCTTGAACCGGAATGGCTACAGCAGATCGCCGACGGCGGTTTGGTCATCGTCCCGTGGGAGAACGACCTCGGCTCACAGGTGGTCGCACAGTTCCGAGTACATAGTGGGCAGGCGACAGGGCGTGCGACGGCCGAATGCGCGTTCATGTTCGACCGCTCCGAGCACGAACCGAAGCGCAC
It encodes the following:
- a CDS encoding rRNA adenine N-6-methyltransferase family protein; its protein translation is MDQHWKQMLTQLKGDGYLLSKRWEEAFSSVDRAAFLPPRIDGIEKSRRFNEWKEAAYSLRSIVTKRKTNGTPASSSSDPRVMLDMLETLELKPGMTVLELGTGTGYNTALLCEVAGTENVTSIDIDSDVTLSARIKLSSAGYPSVMALTRDGKEGHASKAPYDRLIVTYAVDRLEPEWLQQIADGGLVIVPWENDLGSQVVAQFRVHSGQATGRATAECAFMFDRSEHEPKRTQSAATYSTTTNFSPQYFREYASADLWIIDQIPGIALYPHDDVYMFTRGSDVALLGLEPDEDERYPVMGDGDPGFWDEIERAYSSWFVAGRPFYEDYRLKVDPSGIITAEVR